Proteins from a genomic interval of Deltaproteobacteria bacterium:
- a CDS encoding RNA polymerase sigma factor gives MGIDRAFETLIRKYQKEIYYFVLRIVGNEEDAKDIAQMAFVNAFRSLGRFKRQSKFKTWLYKIALNLCRNHLKKSRFQQTDELDPAMATDDDPSRSIIDKEKRLELHRAIKELPEKQRLTVVLRTYKDLSYADVSRILGCSEGAAKANFHFALQKLKKKLGKVYGLQKS, from the coding sequence TTGGGGATTGACAGAGCATTTGAAACCCTGATCCGCAAGTATCAGAAGGAAATCTACTATTTCGTTTTGCGCATTGTCGGGAATGAGGAAGACGCCAAAGACATTGCCCAAATGGCGTTTGTGAACGCTTTTCGCTCGTTGGGCAGGTTCAAGAGGCAGTCAAAGTTCAAAACCTGGCTCTACAAGATCGCCCTGAATTTGTGCCGAAACCACTTGAAGAAATCGCGTTTTCAGCAGACGGACGAGTTGGATCCGGCGATGGCCACGGATGATGATCCTTCGCGTTCCATCATAGACAAGGAAAAACGGCTCGAATTGCACCGAGCCATTAAAGAACTGCCTGAAAAGCAACGGTTGACAGTTGTGTTGAGGACTTATAAAGACCTCAGTTATGCGGATGTGAGCCGTATTCTGGGGTGCAGCGAGGGAGCGGCGAAAGCCAACTTCCATTTCGCGCTGCAAAAACTGAAGAAAAAGCTGGGAAAGGTCTATGGACTGCAAAAAAGTTGA